In Polynucleobacter sp. MWH-S4W17, a genomic segment contains:
- the eno gene encoding phosphopyruvate hydratase — protein sequence MSAIVDIIGREVLDSRGNPTVECDVLLESGVMGRAAVPSGASTGSREAIELRDGDKTRYLGKGVLKAVQNINIEIAESILGLDASEQAFLDRTLIELDGTHNKARLGANATLAVSMAVARAAAEEAGLPLYRYFGGSGGMQLPVPMMNIVNGGAHANNSLDIQEFMVMPVGAENFRDALRCGAEIFHELKKILGAQGMPTTVGDEGGFAPNFKSNHECLQTIMKAIEGAGYTAGEDVLLALDCAASEFYKDGKYHLSGEGLQLSSSEFSDYLGNLTDQFPIVSIEDGMHEGDWDGWADITKKLGKKIQLVGDDLFVTNTRILQEGIDKGIANSILIKINQIGTLTETFAAIEMAKRANYTAVISHRSGETEDSTIADIAVGTNAGQIKTGSLSRSDRIAKYNQLLRIEEDLGDVATYPGKSVFYNLKR from the coding sequence AGAAGTTCTGGATTCACGCGGTAACCCAACGGTTGAATGCGATGTGTTGCTTGAGTCAGGTGTTATGGGTCGTGCGGCCGTACCTTCTGGAGCGTCCACAGGGTCGCGTGAGGCAATTGAGTTGCGCGATGGAGACAAGACGCGTTACTTGGGTAAGGGCGTCCTCAAGGCTGTTCAAAACATCAATATTGAGATTGCAGAATCCATCCTTGGGCTTGATGCTAGTGAGCAAGCCTTTCTTGATCGTACCCTGATTGAATTGGATGGCACTCATAACAAAGCACGCTTAGGTGCAAATGCAACGCTTGCGGTTTCTATGGCCGTAGCCAGAGCAGCAGCTGAAGAAGCGGGTCTACCTTTATATCGTTATTTTGGCGGCTCTGGCGGTATGCAGTTACCAGTCCCTATGATGAATATCGTTAATGGTGGTGCACATGCCAATAACAGTTTAGATATTCAAGAATTCATGGTGATGCCAGTTGGTGCAGAAAACTTCCGTGACGCACTTCGTTGTGGTGCAGAGATCTTCCATGAGCTAAAAAAGATCTTGGGCGCTCAAGGTATGCCGACTACTGTTGGTGATGAGGGTGGTTTTGCACCAAACTTCAAGAGTAATCACGAATGCTTGCAGACCATCATGAAAGCAATTGAGGGTGCAGGCTATACGGCAGGCGAAGATGTTCTATTGGCCCTAGATTGCGCAGCTAGTGAGTTCTACAAAGATGGCAAATATCACTTGTCAGGCGAAGGTCTCCAATTAAGCTCAAGCGAGTTCTCTGATTACCTTGGTAACTTGACAGACCAGTTCCCAATCGTATCGATTGAAGATGGCATGCATGAAGGTGACTGGGATGGCTGGGCTGACATCACCAAAAAGCTTGGTAAGAAAATTCAATTGGTTGGCGATGATTTGTTTGTTACTAACACCCGCATCCTCCAAGAAGGAATAGACAAAGGCATTGCCAACTCTATTCTGATTAAGATTAATCAAATTGGCACATTGACAGAAACGTTTGCTGCTATTGAAATGGCTAAGCGCGCAAACTACACTGCAGTGATTTCCCATCGCTCTGGCGAGACTGAAGACAGCACCATTGCAGATATTGCTGTTGGTACCAACGCAGGTCAAATTAAAACTGGTTCTTTATCTCGCTCTGATCGGATTGCTAAATACAATCAGTTATTGCGTATTGAAGAAGATCTGGGCGATGTGGCAACTTACCCAGGTAAATCTGTTTTCTATAACCTCAAACGCTAA
- the ftsB gene encoding cell division protein FtsB translates to MRIVIYSMLVLLIAIQYPLWLGKGGWLKVYEMERQVELQDAKNSLLALRNTKLSGDVKDLKDGTRAIEERARVEHGLIKEGEFFVQILPADKTSTSQATKQ, encoded by the coding sequence ATGCGGATCGTCATCTACTCTATGCTGGTATTGCTGATAGCAATCCAGTACCCACTTTGGCTGGGTAAGGGTGGATGGCTAAAGGTTTACGAGATGGAGCGACAGGTAGAGCTTCAAGACGCTAAAAATAGTCTCTTGGCTCTTCGTAATACAAAGCTATCCGGCGATGTTAAAGATTTAAAAGATGGTACTCGAGCAATTGAAGAGCGTGCCCGCGTTGAGCATGGCTTAATTAAAGAGGGTGAGTTTTTTGTGCAAATCTTGCCGGCGGATAAGACATCAACTTCCCAAGCCACAAAACAGTAA
- a CDS encoding Hsp33 family molecular chaperone HslO produces the protein MNELLVFMCDGAPVRGEIVSIGSAWQAVLERRNDPPAVRRILGDFVGAATLLSASLKFDGTLIIQAQSNGPIQLLVVECKSDLSMRATVKLSVDPSEIMPDATLADLLDVSGSGRLVITLDPADREPGQAPYQGIVALQDHQGVVIKPVTSAAEAIALYMQNSEQLDTRIWLASSDTHVGGLLLQRLPNSGGHAHLDPQVAAEGWSRIQTLGETITNEELLTLPPETILRRLFLEESAENGVRSFPARPIRFACRCSRAKVADILRMLGEEEVQSILAEQGAVETICDFCAKPYRFDAVDCLQVFKTDLLSDATRPPSSGH, from the coding sequence ATGAATGAATTACTAGTCTTTATGTGTGATGGCGCCCCAGTTCGCGGGGAAATAGTCTCGATTGGAAGCGCCTGGCAGGCCGTGCTAGAGCGTCGTAATGACCCCCCTGCCGTCCGTCGGATTCTGGGTGACTTTGTTGGTGCAGCCACCCTTCTAAGTGCTAGCCTTAAATTTGATGGGACCCTCATAATTCAAGCGCAAAGCAATGGCCCTATTCAGCTTCTGGTTGTGGAATGTAAGTCTGATTTATCCATGAGGGCTACAGTAAAGCTCTCAGTTGACCCCTCTGAAATAATGCCCGACGCAACATTAGCCGATCTACTGGATGTGAGTGGGAGCGGAAGACTAGTAATCACCCTGGATCCAGCAGACCGCGAACCAGGACAGGCGCCCTATCAAGGCATCGTAGCGCTTCAAGATCATCAAGGCGTAGTCATTAAGCCGGTCACCAGCGCTGCAGAGGCTATAGCCCTGTATATGCAAAACTCCGAACAATTGGACACGCGCATTTGGCTTGCTTCCAGCGATACCCATGTCGGCGGTTTATTGCTACAGCGCCTACCAAATTCAGGAGGTCATGCCCATTTGGATCCACAGGTTGCTGCTGAAGGCTGGTCACGCATTCAAACGCTTGGGGAAACAATCACTAATGAAGAATTATTAACACTTCCACCAGAGACTATTTTGAGGCGTTTATTTTTGGAAGAGTCCGCCGAGAATGGAGTTCGCAGCTTCCCTGCTCGCCCCATTCGTTTTGCCTGTAGATGCTCTCGCGCTAAGGTTGCGGATATTTTGAGAATGCTTGGTGAAGAAGAGGTTCAAAGCATTCTTGCGGAGCAGGGAGCCGTGGAGACCATCTGTGATTTCTGTGCAAAACCATACCGCTTTGATGCGGTTGATTGCCTGCAGGTATTTAAAACAGATTTATTGAGTGATGCCACAAGACCCCCATCCAGCGGTCATTAA
- the gltX gene encoding glutamate--tRNA ligase, whose protein sequence is MRFMHIRTRFAPSPTGFIHLGNLRSALYPWAFARHNKGDFILRIEDTDLERSSQEAVDVIIEGMAWLGLDLDEGPIYQMQRIDRYREVVKQMLDSGLAYPCYMSEEELNKLRDQQMASKEKPRYNGLWRPEPGKTLPPVPEGVSPVIRFKNPIGGSVIWNDAVKGQIEISNDELDDLVIARPDGTPTYNFCVVIDDMDMNITHVIRGDDHVNNTPRQINIMKALGGSPPVYAHLPTVLNDAGEKMSKRNGAMSVRDYQRAGYLPDAILNYLARLGWSHGDAEVFTKEQFVNWFDLESLGRSPAQHNPEKLLWLNHQYIQNSDPVKLAAATKPFAHEMGMDTEAGPDFVQVVSLLKDRANTLIEIAEGAKLFYLPAPNLTADQIKENIAEAVMPALKDLVEAISTAEPTKEAYAAVFKQILAKYQIKMPALAMPVRYALFATTQTPAIDSVLVVLGKEEAVKRLSKVVQ, encoded by the coding sequence ATGCGGTTTATGCATATCCGTACACGTTTCGCCCCAAGTCCCACGGGCTTTATTCATCTGGGAAATCTTCGCAGCGCTCTTTATCCGTGGGCTTTTGCGCGCCACAATAAGGGTGACTTCATTCTTCGTATTGAAGATACTGACCTTGAGCGCTCATCACAGGAAGCAGTTGACGTCATTATCGAAGGAATGGCGTGGCTTGGCCTCGATTTGGATGAAGGTCCAATCTATCAGATGCAGCGTATTGATCGATACCGTGAAGTAGTAAAACAAATGTTGGATTCTGGATTGGCCTATCCCTGCTACATGAGCGAAGAAGAGCTCAATAAACTCCGTGATCAGCAAATGGCAAGTAAAGAAAAGCCTCGCTATAACGGACTTTGGAGACCTGAGCCTGGCAAAACATTGCCGCCCGTTCCCGAAGGTGTAAGCCCAGTAATCCGCTTTAAGAATCCAATTGGCGGGTCAGTCATTTGGAATGACGCTGTCAAAGGTCAAATAGAAATTAGCAATGATGAGTTGGATGATTTGGTTATTGCTAGGCCAGACGGAACACCTACCTACAACTTTTGCGTGGTGATTGATGACATGGATATGAACATCACCCACGTCATTAGAGGTGATGACCACGTCAATAACACCCCAAGACAAATTAACATCATGAAGGCCCTTGGCGGATCCCCGCCTGTTTATGCCCATCTGCCAACCGTGCTTAATGACGCCGGTGAAAAAATGAGTAAGCGTAATGGCGCAATGAGTGTGAGAGATTATCAAAGAGCAGGTTACCTTCCTGATGCAATCCTGAATTACCTTGCAAGACTTGGCTGGTCTCATGGGGATGCCGAGGTATTTACAAAGGAACAGTTTGTAAATTGGTTTGATTTAGAAAGTTTAGGGCGCTCACCAGCGCAACATAATCCAGAAAAATTACTTTGGCTAAATCATCAATATATTCAGAATTCCGATCCAGTAAAACTAGCAGCTGCTACTAAGCCATTTGCACATGAGATGGGTATGGATACCGAAGCTGGCCCAGACTTTGTTCAGGTGGTTAGCCTATTAAAAGATCGAGCCAATACCCTGATTGAGATTGCCGAGGGTGCAAAGCTTTTTTATTTGCCGGCACCCAATTTAACTGCTGATCAAATTAAGGAAAATATTGCTGAAGCCGTTATGCCTGCCTTAAAGGATTTGGTTGAAGCTATTTCAACCGCTGAACCGACTAAAGAAGCTTATGCAGCTGTTTTTAAGCAAATATTGGCAAAGTACCAAATCAAAATGCCGGCACTAGCAATGCCCGTTAGATACGCATTATTTGCCACCACACAGACCCCAGCGATTGATTCTGTACTGGTTGTGTTGGGCAAGGAGGAGGCTGTCAAAAGGCTTTCTAAGGTAGTCCAATAG
- a CDS encoding carboxylesterase has product MLEPVISHAKQDLTILIPGLNGSGLELGQLPRFLEAAGHDVLIPEIPGFLFGSPASKFGGWVQELHQIIDAQKEIYATVNLAGISMGATLATLVATQRTDISSLVLMSPVLRYDGWSIPFYRPILDLLCFLGFLNWEYSEREPFGVKNIDLRRRISEKFKTSKVSEVGAASMSAGHVYEAKKLMASTKNSLQDLKCRLLIIQSVEDDTCSVWSAEEILEHCKSEVRRVIWLGNSYHIVTIDNEREIVLNEVLNFVAQTSAVERHHFDPATSENRKVLKLRAGYE; this is encoded by the coding sequence ATGTTAGAGCCAGTTATCTCTCACGCAAAGCAGGATCTCACCATTCTTATTCCTGGCCTTAATGGCAGCGGCTTAGAACTTGGACAACTACCCCGCTTTCTTGAGGCTGCGGGTCATGACGTCTTAATTCCAGAAATTCCAGGCTTTTTGTTTGGAAGCCCCGCAAGCAAATTTGGTGGCTGGGTTCAGGAACTACATCAAATTATTGACGCGCAAAAGGAAATCTACGCGACAGTCAATCTAGCAGGAATTAGCATGGGCGCTACATTGGCAACGCTAGTGGCCACACAAAGAACAGATATTTCTTCCCTGGTGCTAATGTCGCCCGTCCTCAGATATGACGGCTGGTCCATACCGTTTTATAGGCCTATTTTAGATTTACTCTGTTTTTTGGGCTTTCTAAATTGGGAATACTCTGAGCGTGAGCCTTTTGGCGTCAAGAATATTGACTTACGTCGTCGCATCAGTGAGAAATTTAAAACCTCTAAGGTGTCTGAGGTGGGCGCTGCATCTATGTCGGCGGGACACGTTTATGAGGCCAAGAAACTCATGGCTAGCACCAAAAATAGCCTGCAAGATCTTAAATGTAGATTACTCATAATACAGTCCGTAGAGGACGACACATGCTCTGTATGGTCGGCAGAAGAAATCCTTGAGCACTGTAAGTCAGAGGTACGTAGAGTTATATGGCTGGGAAATAGTTACCATATTGTCACAATCGATAATGAGCGCGAAATTGTTCTGAACGAAGTGTTGAACTTTGTAGCCCAGACTAGCGCCGTCGAGCGACATCACTTCGATCCAGCAACCAGTGAAAATCGCAAAGTTCTTAAATTAAGAGCTGGCTACGAATAG
- a CDS encoding DUF4118 domain-containing protein, with translation MRHNLNAKRWCPNKSYGYLVAVFGVLIAFSLRYVLHPFLGGSLPLFFFQVNTILIAFFFGIFPAFLTLVLSAPLLIFYFMEPFGALSVVDQRDVTTLSVYLSYTLLTGVLVELLRREQYNAKMAVLVSETRLKLMVEGDQKMRSVMRRSLTKDSGE, from the coding sequence ATGAGACATAACTTAAACGCAAAACGCTGGTGCCCAAATAAGAGCTATGGTTATTTGGTAGCAGTATTTGGGGTTCTGATCGCCTTTTCCCTCCGCTATGTCCTTCACCCTTTTCTAGGCGGATCTTTACCTCTATTTTTCTTTCAAGTGAATACCATTTTGATTGCGTTTTTTTTCGGCATCTTCCCGGCGTTCCTTACGCTTGTGCTCAGCGCCCCATTGTTGATCTTTTACTTTATGGAGCCTTTTGGCGCTCTTTCGGTAGTTGATCAAAGAGATGTAACTACCTTGTCCGTTTATCTCTCTTACACCCTTCTAACAGGTGTCTTAGTAGAGCTTCTTCGCCGTGAGCAGTACAACGCAAAAATGGCTGTGCTAGTTAGCGAAACCAGATTAAAGCTCATGGTTGAGGGTGATCAAAAAATGCGTAGCGTGATGAGAAGATCACTCACTAAAGATTCTGGCGAGTAA